The proteins below are encoded in one region of Sebastes fasciatus isolate fSebFas1 chromosome 16, fSebFas1.pri, whole genome shotgun sequence:
- the fdxacb1 gene encoding ferredoxin-fold anticodon-binding domain-containing protein 1 isoform X2, with product MKIIKDSGGVVLFEVDCTKLAECGSLQGRVFDRVVFNFPHCGRKSGVKKNRELLKNFFLSCVQVLSEDGEVHVSLCNGQGGTPADHPKREWHNSWQVAAMAAEAHLILSDVCPFESEKYQSYKCTGYRSQDKGFHVEKGLLHVFTRSLPYAPAQILTVEEAVEGDRVQYNIPAELSDYIFRGFLCSGSVHPVRLVQDFLLKGLADKWSISMTTETIPFLLTAKQLQACCRDVDSTHCYWIHPLQKDSDASTDRDELTILDSRGHADTRDTLSATYVTSDKVDKVRSKGAESLRACPLDVDPEGESVFYYMLRPSLLPQMEELLTGRDELEELMNNAGSHGENEENNKSVEVEGHEEEEPCGGCNGVTSLLFGISGLVFRNMSVNLWALPAFHQLLLRGVFPPQCEPMKLLRQQLETLLAPYGVSLITEQGGLRLMAQPQGLIGRVLASDNSGVVSVTVSLNLDLLAVLLFSLPDWRLLWSHDPRFLQHFALCPSPGEPFHPFSLFPEHFSFDISFWTGLTWEERKFRAVIREAGHGTVEQVKLIDMFSHPDLSQTSYCYRLIYHSHTHALSHTQALQFHKDLETLLTSRLQTTIR from the exons TTGTGTTCAGGTGTTGTCTGAAGACGGGGAGGTTCATGTTTCCTTGTGCAACGGACAGGGCGGGACGCCAGCGGACCACCCGAAGCGAGAGTGGCACAACAGCTGGCAGGTGGCTGCCATGGCAGCAGAGGCACACCTAATCCTCAGTGATGTCTGTCCTTTTGAAAGTGAGAAATACCAGAGCTACAAGTGCACCGGATACAG GAGTCAGGATAAGGGCTTCCATGTGGAGAAAGGTTTGCTCCACGTGTTTACTCGCAGCCTCCCCTACGCCCCTGCTCAGATACTTACAGTTGAGGAGGCAGTTGAAGGGGACAGAGTCCAGTACAACATACCAGCTGAGCTCAGTGATTACATATTCAG GGGATTTCTTTGCTCAGGTTCTGTCCACCCTGTCAGGCTGGTGCAGGATTTTCTTCTCAAAGGACTGGCAGATAAGTGGTCtatctccatgacaacagagACCATTCCCTTCCTCCTCACGGCCAAACAGCTGCAGGCGTGCTGCCGTGACGTCGACAGCACACACTGCTACTGGATCCACCCGCTTCAGAAAGACTCTGATGCCTCTACAGACAGAGATGAGTTGACCATTTTGGACAGTCGGGGACATGCAGACACGCGAGACACTCTGTCGGCCACGTATGTTACCTCAGATAAAGTGGACAAGGTGAGGAGCAAAGGAGCTGAGAGCTTAAGAGCATGCCCTCTTGATGTAGATCCTGAAGgggaaagtgttttttattatatgcTGCGTCCATCGCTACTCCCTCAGATGGAAGAGCTCCTAACTGGAAGAGATGAACTAGAAGAGTTGATGAACAATGCGGGGAGTCACGGGGAGAATGaggaaaacaataaaagtgttgaagttgaaggacatgaggaggaggagccctGTGGAGGCTGCAATGGCGTCACCAGCTTGTTATTTGGCATTAGTGGCCTGGTGTTCAGGAACATGTCCGTCAACCTCTGGGCTCTGCCTGCCTTTCACCAGCTCCTCCTCAGAGGTGTTTTCCCTCCACAATGTGAGCCAATGAAATTGCTCAGACAACAGCTGGAAACGCTGCTCGCACCCTATGGGGTTTCCCTAATCACAGAACAGGGGGGTCTGCGTCTGATGGCACAGCCCCAGGGTTTGATTGGTAGGGTGTTGGCAAGTGACAACAGTGGCGTTGTCAGTGTCACTGTGTCCCTAAATTTGGACCTCCTCGCCGTGCTCCTGTTCTCGCTCCCAGACTGGCGGCTGCTGTGGTCACACGACCCACGCTTTTTACAGCACTTTGCACTCTGTCCATCGCCGGGGGAACCTTTCCACCCGTTCTCCCTGTTCCCTGAGCACTTCAGCTTCGACATCAGCTTCTGGACGGGGCTGACGTGGGAGGAGAGGAAGTTCCGCGCCGTGATCCGAGAGGCCGGTCACGGGACCGTGGAGCAGGTTAAACTCATAGACATGTTCTCACATCCTGACCTGAGCCAGACCAGTTACTGCTACAGACTCATctaccactcacacacacatgctctgtCACACACTCAAGCCCTCCAGTTTCACAAAGACCTGGAAACCTTGCTCACCTCTCGCCTGCAAACCACCATCAGGTAG